The Haloplasma contractile SSD-17B genome has a segment encoding these proteins:
- the msrA gene encoding peptide-methionine (S)-S-oxide reductase MsrA encodes MKKIVIAGGCFWGVEAYFSRLKGVISTEVGYSNGSVRETNYEEVCKGTTEHAEVCEINYDNRLISLDTILEHLFRFIDPTALNKQGGDTGIQYRTGVYYYDIEDREIALHFLEKQKERYQDEIVVEVDEVQNFCKAEDYHQNYLVKNPTGYCHVNLGLLKPNEMK; translated from the coding sequence ATGAAAAAAATAGTCATTGCAGGTGGATGCTTTTGGGGTGTCGAAGCCTACTTTAGCCGGTTGAAAGGTGTAATAAGTACTGAAGTCGGATATTCAAATGGTAGTGTAAGAGAAACAAATTATGAAGAAGTTTGCAAAGGAACCACTGAGCATGCAGAAGTTTGTGAAATTAACTATGATAATAGATTGATAAGTTTAGATACAATACTTGAACATCTTTTCAGATTTATAGATCCAACAGCTCTAAATAAACAAGGTGGTGATACTGGTATTCAATATCGTACTGGTGTTTATTATTATGATATAGAAGACCGCGAAATTGCTTTGCATTTTTTAGAGAAACAGAAAGAACGATACCAAGATGAAATTGTGGTAGAGGTTGATGAAGTACAGAATTTCTGTAAGGCTGAGGACTATCATCAGAATTATCTAGTTAAGAATCCTACAGGGTACTGTCATGTAAACTTAGGGTTACTTAAACCGAATGAAATGAAATAA
- a CDS encoding tRNA threonylcarbamoyladenosine dehydratase, producing MINQFSRNLLSIGIEGQERLKNSTVAILGMGGVGSYCTESICRSGVGTIIIIDKDVVDITNANRQLHAMVDTVGQSKVDLMEERIKRINPNCNVIKYELFFNNETYEQILSHSIDFFIDASDTISYKILCIEECLKRKIPFISVMGTANKMQPELFEIDDISNTSYDPVSKVIRVALKRRKIRGKVPVVYSKERPISPNEDALELLSKKDSDIRKSVIPPASNSVCPPVAGIIAASYGIRILLKDIIFERRGEAQN from the coding sequence ATGATTAATCAATTTTCGCGAAACTTATTAAGTATCGGCATAGAAGGCCAAGAACGATTAAAAAATAGTACAGTAGCAATTTTGGGAATGGGAGGAGTAGGTTCTTATTGTACAGAGTCCATTTGTCGTAGTGGAGTAGGAACTATTATTATAATTGATAAAGATGTTGTTGATATCACCAATGCGAATCGTCAACTACATGCAATGGTAGATACAGTTGGACAATCTAAAGTTGACTTAATGGAAGAACGAATTAAACGTATCAATCCAAATTGTAATGTAATCAAATATGAACTGTTTTTTAACAATGAGACATATGAGCAGATTCTATCCCACAGTATTGACTTTTTTATTGATGCTAGTGATACGATTTCTTATAAAATATTATGTATTGAGGAGTGTTTGAAGCGAAAGATACCGTTTATATCAGTAATGGGGACAGCTAATAAGATGCAACCAGAGTTGTTCGAAATAGATGACATTAGTAATACATCCTATGATCCGGTATCAAAGGTCATTCGGGTTGCGTTAAAGCGGCGAAAAATTCGTGGGAAGGTTCCTGTGGTCTATTCAAAAGAACGACCGATTTCACCAAATGAAGATGCATTAGAATTATTATCTAAAAAAGATTCTGATATTAGAAAGAGTGTTATACCGCCAGCATCAAATAGTGTTTGTCCACCTGTAGCAGGTATTATTGCTGCTAGTTATGGTATTCGCATCCTGCTAAAAGACATTATATTTGAGAGAAGAGGAGAAGCACAAAATTAA